Genomic window (Rathayibacter sp. VKM Ac-2760):
CGGGCCGTAGAAACGGCGCTCGAACACGGCGCGGGCGCGGCGCGTGACACCGAGGTAGTCGTCCTCGAGCCGCGTCGCGGAGTCGGCCGGGTACTCCAGCAGGCGCGCCACGCCCTCCAGCTGCCGGCGATCGCTCGGCAGCACGTCGCCGGTGCGGTTCGTCCACAGCGTCATCGCCGAGCGCACCCGTGAGGCGAAGATCCAGGCCGCGCGCAGCCGCTCCGCGTCGGGGCCGGACACCAGCTCGGCCTCCTCGGCGACCGCGAGCGCCGTCAGGGTCGACGTGGTCCGCAGAGCAGGGATCGACCGCGCGTGCTGGAGCTGCAGCAGCTGCACCAGCCATTCCACGTCGCTGAGCGAGCCGCGGCCGAGCTTGAGGTGGCGCTTCGGGTCGGCGCCCTGCGGCAGCCGCTCGCTCTCGACGCGGGCCTTGATCCGCTTCACCTCGCGGGTGTCGCGGTCCGAGATCGCCGCCGGGTAGCGGACGCCGTCGGCCAGCTCCTCGAAGTCGGCGATCAGCGCCGCGTCGCCGGCCACCCCGCGGGCGCGGAGGAGCGCCTGCGCCTCCCAGGTGAGCGACCAGCGGGCGTAGTAGGCGCGGTAGGAGTCGAGCGAGCGGACCAGCGGACCGTTCTTCCCCTCGGGCCGCAGATCGGCGTCGAGGTCGAGCGGGAGGCGCGAGTCCTCGGTGAGCCGGGTCAGCTCCGCGACCAGGAACTGGGCGTAGAGCTGCGCCTCGTGCGGATCCGCCTGGCCGGGGCGCTGCACGAACATGACATCGGCGTCGGACCCGAAGCCGAGCTCCGCTCCCCCGTAGCGCCCCATGCCGATCACGGCGAACTCCGCCGCCGAGCCGCGACGATCGGTGCTCGAGCGCCGCACCGCCACGAGGACTCCGCCGAGCAGCGCCGTGATGATGTCGGAGAGGCTGGTCGCGATCTCCTCGATGGAGATCAGCCCCAGCACGCCGCCCATCGCGGTGCGCAGCACCTCGCGGCGGCGCATGCCTCGCAGCGCCGTGGCGACCGCCTCCGGGGTGTCGTGGCGGACGAGCACCGCCCGCACCTCCTCCGCCAGCCGATCGGCGCTGCGCGGCCGCAGTGCCTCGTCGTCCTCGAGCCAGGCCGCCGACTCCGGGATGCGGTCGAGCAGCTCGCCGACGAAGCGCGAGCCGGAGAGCACCGTGGTGAGGCGCTTCGCGGCGCCGGAGGAGTCGCGCAGCATCCGGAGGAACCAGGGTGTGCCGCCCAGGGTGTCGCTGAGCCGGCGGAACGCGAGGAGTCCGTAGTCCGGGTCCGCACCGTCGGCGAACCACTGCAGCATGACCGGGACGAGGTGGCGCTGGATGCTCGCGCGGCGCGAGACCCCGGAGGTCATCGCCGCGATGTGGCCGAGGGCGCCTCGGGCGTCCGCGAAGCCGATCGCGGCGAGCCGCGCCTCCGCCTGCCGGGTCGACAGCTCGATGCCACCGTCCGGCAGCGCCGCGACCGCGGAGAGCAGCGGGCGGTAGAAGAGCCGCTCGTGCAGACCGCGCACCCGGTGCTTGATCGCGTTCCAGACGACGAGCAGCTCCTCGGCGCTGCGCGCCAGCCCGCTCCCCCGGGCCAGGGCCCGCAGTTCGTGCTCGTCCCGGGGCATCAGGTGGGTGCGCCGCAGGTGCCGCAGCTGGAGCCGGTGCTCGAGGAGTCGCAGCGCGCGGTAGTCCTGCGCGAACTCCTCCGCCGCCGAGCGGCCGATGTAGCCGCGATCCGCGAGTGCGCCCAGTGCCAGCAGGGTGCCCGGCATGTGGATCTCGTCATCGGTCTGGCCGTGCACGAGCTGGAGCAGCTGGACGGTGAACTCGATGTCGCGCAGCCCGCCCGGGCCGAGCTTGATCTGGTAGTGCACGTCGTTCTGAGGAATGTTCTCGGTGACGCGCTCGCGCATCCGCTGCACCGACTCGACGAAGTTCTCCCGCGAGGCGCTCGACCAGACCTTCGGCGCGACCGCGTCGACGTACGCGCGACCGAGCTCCAGGTCGCCCGCGAGCGGTCGGGCCTTCAGCAGCGCCTGGAACTCCCAGCTCTTCGCCCACCGGTCGTAGTAGGTGATGTGCGACTCCAGGGTCCGCACGAGGGCGCCCTGCTTGCCCTCCGGCCGAAGGTTCGGATCGACCTCCCACAGCTCCGGCTCGAGCGCGAGCGCGGACGTGCCGCGCATCAGCAGCACGGCGAGCCGGGTCGCGATGTCGATGGCCCGGGCGTTCGAGAGCCCGCGCTCGGGATCGCCCTCGGCGACGAAGATCACGTCGACGTCGCTCACGTAGTTGAGCTCGGAGGCGCCGGCCTTGCCCATCCCGATCACCGCGAAGCGCGTCGCCTCGACCTCCTCGCGCGAGAACCGGCCGGGACCGACCCCGGCCACGAGATCGGCGCGCGCGACGGCGAGGGACGCCTCCAGCGCCGCGCCGGCCAGATCGGCCAGGGTGCGGGCGACGCGATCCACGGCCGCGACCGGGTCCGCCTGACCGAGGTCGTGCACGACGACCTGCGTGAGCAGCCGGCGGTAGCGGACCCGCAGCGCCGCCCAGCCCTCCTCCTCGCGCAGCGCGGCGAAGCCGTCGACCGCGCCGACCGAGTCGAGGAGCTCCTGCTTCAGCTCCGCCCGTCCGGGGAGGACGTGCGCGGGCTGGAGGAACCCCGCGAGCTCGTCCGGTCGGCGCTGCAGGAAGTCCGCGAGGCCCGAAGAGGCGCCGACCACCTGGAGCAGCCGCGTGAGCGCGCCGTCGTCGGCGAGGACCGCGTCCATCCGATCACGGCGACGGCGCAGGAGATCGATCAGCGCGCCGAGCGCCGCGTCCGGGTCGGCCACCGAGGCGAATGCCGGCAGCACCGACTCCAGTGAGCGGCCCGCGAGGGCCTCCGCCTCCTCGAGCCGCGCCCCGGTCTCGCCGAGAGCGGCGAAACCGAGGCGGGCGACCTCGCTGAGGGTGCGTTCGCGGGGCATGGGTGGAGCGGTCAGAGCATCTCGAGATTGCTGCGCAGCTCGTACGGGGTGACCTGGGCGCGGTACTCGGCCCAGTCCTTCCGCTTGTTGAGCAGCACGAAGTTGAACACCTGCTCGCCGAGGGTCTCGGCGACGAGCTCCGACTCCTCCATCAGCGAGATCGCCCGGTCGAGGCTCGCCGGCAACGGGCTGTAGCCCAGTGCGCGGCGCTCCGCGTCGGACAGCGTCCAGACGTTGTCCTCGGCCTCGGCGGGGAGCTCGTAGCCCTCCTCGATGCCCTTGAGCCCCGCGGCCAGCAGCAGCGAGTAGGCGAGGTAGGGGTTGGCCGCGGAGTCGAGCGCGCGGTACTCGATGCGCGAGGACTGGCCCTTGTTGGGCTTGTACAGCGGCACGCGCACCAGCGCGGAGCGGTTGTTGTGGCCCCACGAGACGTAGCTCGGGGCCTCGTCGCCGCCCCAGAGGCGCTTGTAGGAGTTGACGAACTGGTTCGTCACGGCGGTGATCTCGGGCGCGTGCTTGAGCAGACCCGCGATGAACTGCCGGCCGAGCTTCGACAGCTGGTACTGCGCGCCCTGCTCGTAGAACACGTTCATGTCCCCCTCGAAGAGCGAGAGGTGGGTGTGCATGCCCGAGCCGGGGTGGCCGGAGAGCGGCTTGGGCATGAAGGTCGCGTAGACGCCCTGCTCGATCGCCACCTCCTTGATGACCGTGCGGAACGTCATGATGTTGTCGGCCGTGGTGAGCGCGTCCGCGTAGCGGAGGTCGATCTCGTTCTGGCCGGGGCCGGCCTCGTGGTGGCTGAACTCGACCGAGATTCCGAGGTCCTCGAGCATGCGGACCGAGCGGCGGCGGAAGTCGTGCGCCGTGCCGCCGGGCACGTTGTCGAAGTAGCCGGCCGAGTCGACGGGCTCGGGGCCCTCGGCGCCGAAGGTCGACGACTTCAGCAGGTAGAACTCGATCTCGGGGTGCGTGTAGAACGTGAAGCCGCGCTCGGCCGCCTTCGCGAGCGTGCGCTTGAGCACGTTCCGCGGGTCGGCGACGGCGGGCTGGCCGTCGGGCGTGGTGATGTCGCAGAACATCCGGGCCGTCGGGTCGATCTCGCCGCGCCAGGGCAGGATCTGGAAGGTCGACGGGTCCGGGTGCGCCAGGACGTCAGCCTCGAACGAGCGGGTGAGTCCCTCGATGGCCGAGCCGTCGAAGCCCAGACCCTCGGCGAACGCTCCCTCGACCTCGGCCGGCGCGATCGCGACCGACTTCAGAGTGCCGACGACGTCCGTGAACCAGAGGCGAACGAATTTGATCCCTCGCTCTTCAATGGTGCGAAGAACGAAGTCCCGTTGCTTGTCCATCAAGGCCCTTCCTGTTTCGCTCCCAGGCTAGTGGCTCCGCCCCTCCCTCGCTGGGCGCCCGGCCGTTCCCCGCGGAGCCGCGACAGGGCGCGGATAGACTCGACCGCATGTCAGCGCAGCCCGTGAAACGCGTGAGAACCCGCCACTTCCAGACCGCGAAGGACTCGGGGGTGCGGATCACCGGACTCACCAGCTACGACGTGCTCACGGCGCGCATCTTCGACCAGGCGGGCATCGACTTCCTGCTCGTGGGCGATTCGGCCGGCAACACCGTGCTCGGCTACGACACGACGCTCCCGGTCACCGTGGACGAGCTCATCCCGCTCGCGCGGGCCGTCGCCGGCGCCGTCGAGCGCGCCTTCGTCGTCGCCGACCTGCCCTTCGGCTCCTACGAGACGGGGGCGGACGACGCCCTGCACACCGCGTTCCGGTTCATGAAGGAGACGCACGCGCACGCCGTGAAGCTCGAGGGCGGGGTCCGCTCCGCGGAGCAGATCCGGCGGATCGTCGAGGCCGGCATCCCGGTGATGGCGCACATCGGCTTCACTCCGCAGAGCGAGCACGGTCTCGGCGGGCACATGATCCAGGGCCGCGGCGAGGGGCTCGAGCAGCTGCTCGCCGACGCCCGCGCCGTGCAGGAGGCGGGTGCGTTCGCCGTCGTCCTCGAGATGGTGCCGAGCGACGCCGCCCGGCAGGTCACGGAGGAGCTCCGCATCCCGACGATCGGCGTCGGCGCCGGGCCGCACGTGGACGGTCAGCTGCTCGTCTGGACCGACTTCGCCGGGCTGACCACCGGACGCGTTCCGCGCTTCGTCAAGCAGTACGCCGATCTGCGCGGTGTCCTCACCGGAGCGGTCACCGCCTTCCGCGAGGACGTCGAGGCCGGCGCGTACCCCGGGGCCGAGCACAGCTACGAGTAGCGGGGTGCGGAGCCTGGGTCAGCGCGGACTCAGCGATCCTCCGCGTCCTCCTCGTCCCAGCGGCGGGTGTTCTCCCGCATCTTCTCGAGCGCGTGGGACGCCTCCTCGCTGGACGAGTAGGGACCCGCGCGATCGACGGACGGGGACTGGAAGCCCTGCTCCACCGCACCGGACTTGAGGTTGT
Coding sequences:
- a CDS encoding glutamine synthetase family protein; amino-acid sequence: MDKQRDFVLRTIEERGIKFVRLWFTDVVGTLKSVAIAPAEVEGAFAEGLGFDGSAIEGLTRSFEADVLAHPDPSTFQILPWRGEIDPTARMFCDITTPDGQPAVADPRNVLKRTLAKAAERGFTFYTHPEIEFYLLKSSTFGAEGPEPVDSAGYFDNVPGGTAHDFRRRSVRMLEDLGISVEFSHHEAGPGQNEIDLRYADALTTADNIMTFRTVIKEVAIEQGVYATFMPKPLSGHPGSGMHTHLSLFEGDMNVFYEQGAQYQLSKLGRQFIAGLLKHAPEITAVTNQFVNSYKRLWGGDEAPSYVSWGHNNRSALVRVPLYKPNKGQSSRIEYRALDSAANPYLAYSLLLAAGLKGIEEGYELPAEAEDNVWTLSDAERRALGYSPLPASLDRAISLMEESELVAETLGEQVFNFVLLNKRKDWAEYRAQVTPYELRSNLEML
- a CDS encoding SPOR domain-containing protein — its product is MSDGDANSWWYNLKSGAVEQGFQSPSVDRAGPYSSSEEASHALEKMRENTRRWDEEDAEDR
- the panB gene encoding 3-methyl-2-oxobutanoate hydroxymethyltransferase, giving the protein MSAQPVKRVRTRHFQTAKDSGVRITGLTSYDVLTARIFDQAGIDFLLVGDSAGNTVLGYDTTLPVTVDELIPLARAVAGAVERAFVVADLPFGSYETGADDALHTAFRFMKETHAHAVKLEGGVRSAEQIRRIVEAGIPVMAHIGFTPQSEHGLGGHMIQGRGEGLEQLLADARAVQEAGAFAVVLEMVPSDAARQVTEELRIPTIGVGAGPHVDGQLLVWTDFAGLTTGRVPRFVKQYADLRGVLTGAVTAFREDVEAGAYPGAEHSYE
- a CDS encoding bifunctional [glutamine synthetase] adenylyltransferase/[glutamine synthetase]-adenylyl-L-tyrosine phosphorylase produces the protein MPRERTLSEVARLGFAALGETGARLEEAEALAGRSLESVLPAFASVADPDAALGALIDLLRRRRDRMDAVLADDGALTRLLQVVGASSGLADFLQRRPDELAGFLQPAHVLPGRAELKQELLDSVGAVDGFAALREEEGWAALRVRYRRLLTQVVVHDLGQADPVAAVDRVARTLADLAGAALEASLAVARADLVAGVGPGRFSREEVEATRFAVIGMGKAGASELNYVSDVDVIFVAEGDPERGLSNARAIDIATRLAVLLMRGTSALALEPELWEVDPNLRPEGKQGALVRTLESHITYYDRWAKSWEFQALLKARPLAGDLELGRAYVDAVAPKVWSSASRENFVESVQRMRERVTENIPQNDVHYQIKLGPGGLRDIEFTVQLLQLVHGQTDDEIHMPGTLLALGALADRGYIGRSAAEEFAQDYRALRLLEHRLQLRHLRRTHLMPRDEHELRALARGSGLARSAEELLVVWNAIKHRVRGLHERLFYRPLLSAVAALPDGGIELSTRQAEARLAAIGFADARGALGHIAAMTSGVSRRASIQRHLVPVMLQWFADGADPDYGLLAFRRLSDTLGGTPWFLRMLRDSSGAAKRLTTVLSGSRFVGELLDRIPESAAWLEDDEALRPRSADRLAEEVRAVLVRHDTPEAVATALRGMRRREVLRTAMGGVLGLISIEEIATSLSDIITALLGGVLVAVRRSSTDRRGSAAEFAVIGMGRYGGAELGFGSDADVMFVQRPGQADPHEAQLYAQFLVAELTRLTEDSRLPLDLDADLRPEGKNGPLVRSLDSYRAYYARWSLTWEAQALLRARGVAGDAALIADFEELADGVRYPAAISDRDTREVKRIKARVESERLPQGADPKRHLKLGRGSLSDVEWLVQLLQLQHARSIPALRTTSTLTALAVAEEAELVSGPDAERLRAAWIFASRVRSAMTLWTNRTGDVLPSDRRQLEGVARLLEYPADSATRLEDDYLGVTRRARAVFERRFYGPAETDAPSYR